GAAGAGTTAACAAatgtttagagaaaaaaaataaaaataaaataaaaataacatgcaacactttaaataatttgaatgacCTAAATATAACGACTTACTTCTTTTGAATGGCCTCTTgcctagataaaaaaaaaataaagaaagaaatatatcagaattcagttttgttttatttagtctaaactgtgaaataacacaaattaaaGTATGGGAAGTACGTAGTGATCAAAAAAGGttaaagtcaagtcaaatcaagattatttatatagcgctttataaaACACAGCTGAAAACAAATTTATTTGTGAAGGAATTCAAACAAAGGCACAATTTGTATTAATGTACAAAACTGaattacaaaaaacttttttttatttttttaaatttaagtttatgaGGTATACGAGCCTTTCCTTTGTACAAGTACAAGATGTTAATGTAGATAAATGCAGTATATATGTATACTTGTCTACTTACTGATACTGCAAGTGGGTTGTTATAATAGACATCTTCCGTAGACTCTGCAAGATCAAAGATACTTAGAGAAGTTACATCTGCTTTATTAAACAGCCAACTGTATCATATTCTATAAAAGGAattctaaggcctctaaattatcaacatgatcaaagCTACTGAGAAATCAGTtgtacacaatctactacatgcctAACCTTCTGTCCTCTGACTGATAGTTTATGCTTTtttatagggatgcacgatattggattttggccgatattcgatatgccgatattttcaaaataattttggccgatgccgataccgatatatatacaaatatatactgatatatttaaactttaattttactgaagagaaatccatgtatctcttctgtactgattctaccataaatttattattttacaaatgtagacagacattcacatctgaaaaacaggtcaattatttcacttggagaatatcggtttggctcatcggcagaaatattcatatattccattttaagcttttatcggccgataccgatattgtgccgatattatcgtgcatccctacttttttagcaagtaaaatgCCTTTAAGTATAAGCAACTTAATCAGTTTACTTGGTTATcaataaactatatttaaaaatcatattcaaATCTAAAAAAACATATCAATGCATTGCATTATTTGCACGCCACAGTAAAAActagagctttgatcataaaactaaagATTTAAATATCATCAAGAAATATTACTGAGAGACAGAAAGTAACAACTgttatttacatgcatttgatGTAGTCTGTTATACTGTTGTAtcttataaagaaaataattttggcTTTATCTCACTTACATCTTCAGAATGCAGAATTGCATCTTCTTGAATTACCATATTTCTCGCTGCCTGACTGAGTAGCTGTAAAGTAGAAGAGACCACTGTTGTTTTATGAGGCAACTGCATTCATCATCCATCTCAAAACCTACTGAACACCTGTCTGATCACAGCATGTCTGGACATCATATAATGGCAAATTTTGGGGCATATGAATCCCAGGATATACTAAGTTTTTAGGCTTGCATCCGGTGTGTAAGTTATTACTATGAAGAGGAAACAGATAGCCGGGCAAATATCTCGCCTTATACAACgtattatataacaatataacgTTTCGTATATTTACTTCTTGGCTCCTGGATCCTTTCAACACTTGACGGGTTAGGGCGATCACATCTCCACTGCAAGAAGTGACTTTATCAGACAATAAACCTTTAACAGATTGACCGAAGCGAGGCTGCGTCTCGGAGGAAGCCATCACTGTTTACTACGGCTCCAGGCGAGGGACAATTTCTAATATGAACGCGAATGACAACGACGAGAGGATGGGGAAGATGTTTAGTAAGGCTACTTAGAAAACTTTATCTAACTTCATCTTTATCTTAGACATTTTATAACTTTAAGtaactttaaaacgtaataaAAATACGTTTAATATCAAACCACTTAAGTTCAATCAAGGCATGTTAAGTCAGTTTATTATAGCACATTTCTTGTGTGATTGcacaatattttatatagagtatttttatatatttccttcttaagtattttaattcattttatttttcttatttagaattttaaatctGCTTTTATTAATGTGATTATAAACACTTTTAATCACCATTGTGATTTGTATGAAATGTACAATtgtacaaatgtatttgtatttgaaatgtataagttgaaaatacattttaaatttcaggAAAATATccaaaagattatatatatatatatcaaataaaatatatttatcaaataaaatagaaaatcaaaAAATGGGCTCCATGCATTTCTTGAATGTGGGGAACATGTTGAAAACAGCCCTGATGACACTTAGATAGTTGAGGCTAAACTATTTCAGGGTCAAGGAGGTGGCATTGAAGAATTCGCATAAAAATCTCCCGTCGCCTCGACCAAACAGGCAGTGCTGATTTGAAGAGCTTGTGAACACTTGGTTGAATGTAGCTGACCATGTCTGACCAAATAATCCTGCCATGGCTTCTCTGTTCATGCCTGTTATCTACAGTAGCTCTACTAGCGCTGTATCTCAAAAGGAAGATGAATGGATTTGTGCCAGGCGGCAGAACTCCTCCAAGCCTCCCATCACTCCCCATCATCGGGAGTCTCCTCAGCCTCGTAACTGACTGTCCTCCACACATCTTCTTTCAGCAGCTGCAGAAGAAATACGGAGATCTTTATTCCCTCATGATGGGCTCCCATAAAGTCCTGATTGTGAACAACCACCATCATGCAAAAGAGATCCTGatgaaaaaagggaaaatatttgCCGGGAGGCCACGAACTGTAAGTAAACTTTCATCAGCAGCTGAATTtcactaaaatatttactttactttacatGTTTGTCTTTAAGGTTACAACAGACTTGTTAACTCGAGATGGGAAAGATATAGCATTTGCTGACTACAGTTCCACATGGAAGTTCCATCGGAAAATGGTGCATGGAGCTCTTTGCATGTTTGGTGAAGGTTCAATTTGTATTGAAAAGATAAGTGAGTATCACTGCAACCAACATGATATTCAACTTTATAAAGCaatgtaaatgataaaaaatgcataaaaaaatgaaaagtatacAAATCATGGCATTCTACCTAATTTTTACTTTCCACCTGAAGTCTCCAGGGAGGCCAGCTCTATGTGTGACATGTTGACTGAAACCCAGAACAGCGTTGTGGATCTGGCACCGGAGCTGACTCGTGCCGTCACAAACGTGGTGTGTGCCTTGTGTTTCAACTCCTCATACAAACGTGGAGATGCTGAGTTTGAGGCCATGCTCCAGTACAGTCAGGGAATCGTTGATACAGTCGCTAAGGACAGCTTGGTGGATATTTTCCCATGGCTGCAGGTAAGCTTTAATATGTGATAATGATGTGTCATAAACAGCAAGATTCTTAATTGTTTTGGAAAGAGGTCTCACCAGGGCtgtatttaattgataaaaattacagtaaaaacagtcatttcagaactcaaaataactattatctaatttctaattttagaatggaatttatgcaaaaattcagtgatgcaaagctgaattttcagcatactGTTTTACGCAAGTCTTTAGTGTctctttcaaaaatcattttaatatgctgatgtgcTGCTCAAGAATACTAGACTGGCTTATATTTATGTGAAAACAGCAATACATTCGTTAAGgcttctttgatgaacaaaaaattcaaaaagaaccacatttatttgaaacagaagatGTTTAATGACATTATAAATACTGTATcgttttgtcacttttgatcaatttaatgcatccttgctgaataaacgtATTGATTTCTTTCAAACGAATCTTACTTTTGAACGTTAATTCTTGGGTTTCCTAGTGGTTAGTTACCtaagatataataaaaattatttttgtcttatgcTTTGAATTCAAATAGCCTACATGTGTGTTTTTCCTCCAAGATATTCCCAAACAAAGACCTCAAAATCCTAAAACAGTGTGTTTCAATCAGAGACAAACTGCTTCAAAAGAAATATGAGGAGCACAAGGTAAGCGTGCATTTTCACtgttaaaaaatgcaaatgaaaatgtgGAATATTCCCTGTTAGTAATCAACATGAGTTCAGAGAAGCTGTGTGGAAATGGATTTTAacattacatatattataaattagTGTAGTGTAAACTAGATGCTGTCACTGAGAAAAAGTCGGTGCTTTGCTATGATTTCTCCCTCATTATCCTGGGATTCGTCTCCCTCTGCAGGTGGATTACAGCGACAACGTCCAGCGGGATCTCTTGGATGCACTTCTGAGGGCCAAACGAAGCTCAGAGAATAATAACACCAGCACTCATGATGTTGGTTTAACTGAAGACCACGTGCTCATGACTGTGGGGGACATCTTCGGGGCAGGGGTGGAAACCACTACTACTGTACTCAAATGGTCGATAGCTTACCTTGTCCATAATCCACAGGTAATAAACTGCTCCCAACTGGCAATTAGGAATCAGTTCTTGCAATGACCAAACTTAATAGATGTTCTTTTTGGCATTAGGTGCAGAGAAAGATTCAGGAGGAGCTGGACAATAAGATTGGAAAAGACAGACAGCCTCAGCTCAGTGACAGAGGGAATTTgccttatcttgaggccacaataAGAGAAGTTCTGAGGATCCGACCTGTCGCCCCACTTCTCATCCCTCATGTGGCACTCCAAGACTCTACGTagggttaaaaaaaagaacacaattttttttataataataataataataaataatatattttcctttattttgcaaggatgcatgaaattgtGAAAGAAATTTTTCTACTTTTGACCAAATCTTactgaaaaaatgcatcacagtatccaaaaaaattgttttcaacatttataataagtggGAATGTTTTTGAGCTAGAAATCaccgtattagaatgatttctgaaagttgTATTTATCTtacagacctcaaacttttgagtagtagcttattccattccattttatttcatattttattaatttggatGATTATTTGccatttgtttttgatgtttaaagCTGCgataggtaacttttgatgctctagcggttaataaacagaactgcttgcgtcttgcggaagaacatcgta
The Carassius auratus strain Wakin chromosome 38, ASM336829v1, whole genome shotgun sequence genome window above contains:
- the borcs7 gene encoding BLOC-1-related complex subunit 7, which codes for MASSETQPRFGQSVKGLLSDKVTSCSGDVIALTRQVLKGSRSQELLSQAARNMVIQEDAILHSEDSLRKMSIITTHLQYQQEAIQKNVEHSKNLQDQLKHLMK
- the LOC113056832 gene encoding steroid 17-alpha-hydroxylase/17,20 lyase; protein product: MSDQIILPWLLCSCLLSTVALLALYLKRKMNGFVPGGRTPPSLPSLPIIGSLLSLVTDCPPHIFFQQLQKKYGDLYSLMMGSHKVLIVNNHHHAKEILMKKGKIFAGRPRTVTTDLLTRDGKDIAFADYSSTWKFHRKMVHGALCMFGEGSICIEKIISREASSMCDMLTETQNSVVDLAPELTRAVTNVVCALCFNSSYKRGDAEFEAMLQYSQGIVDTVAKDSLVDIFPWLQIFPNKDLKILKQCVSIRDKLLQKKYEEHKVDYSDNVQRDLLDALLRAKRSSENNNTSTHDVGLTEDHVLMTVGDIFGAGVETTTTVLKWSIAYLVHNPQVQRKIQEELDNKIGKDRQPQLSDRGNLPYLEATIREVLRIRPVAPLLIPHVALQDSTVGEYAVKKGTRVIINLWSLHHDEKEWKNPELFDPGRFLNEEGDGLCCPSPSYLPFGAGIRVCLGEALAKMELFLFLSWILQRFTLGMPTGQPLPDLQGKFGVVLQPKKFKVIAKLRAGWEKSPLTQHC